From Pirellulales bacterium:
CCTCGACGAAGTCGCGGAACTGCTTGGCGTGCGCCTGGTGCCCGATGGCGGCCGGATCGGCGGCGCCGCCGCCCGTGCTCTTGCGCTCGCTCATCGCGCGCAGGATGGCCGCGTCGCGGCGGTCGCCCTTGGCGAAGTCCCATTTTACGATGTCTTCTTCTTCGATCATGGCCGAGCCTTGCGAGCCGTGCAGCTCGGTCCGCTTGAGATAACCGGGCCAGGCGGCGGTGGTGGCCTCGATCGATCCCAAGGCGCCGTTTTCGAACCGCAAGCTGGCCACCGCCGTGTCTTCCACGGCGATCCGCTCGTGGGCCAAGGTCGCGGTGTGGGCGCAGATTTCGGCCACCGGACCCATCAGCCATTGCAGCAGGTCGACGCTATGGATGGCCTGATTCATCAAGGCGCCGCCGCCGTCGAGCTGCCAGGTGCCGCGCCAGGCGCCGCTGTCGTAGTAGGCCTGGCTGCGGAACCACTTCACATAGGCGTCGCCCAACGTCAAGCGTCCGAAACGCCCGGCCTCGACGGCCCGCTTCAGCTCCCGGCTGGAGTCGTGAAACCGCGAGGGAAAAATCGTGGCCAGCCGCACGCCGGCCTTGTCGCAGGCGGCGATAATCTGGTCGCAGCGTTTGAGCGTGATCTCCAGCGGCTTTTCGACGATCACGTGCTTGCCCGATCGGGCGGCGGCCACGGCCGGTTCCAAATGGGCCCCGCTGGCGGTAGCGATCGTTACGACATCGACCGCCGGATCCCGCAGCAGATCGCCAAGATCGTGATACGCACGGCAGCCTTGTTCGGCGGCGAACTTCACGGCTTTTTCCGGGGTGCGATTGTAGCAGGCGACGAGTTTGGCGCCGCGTACCTCGCCGATGGCCCTCGCGTGAAACCGGGCGATCATGCCACAACCGACCATGCCAAAACCGACTGCCATCTCGTACTCCGCGGGTTAATAAGGAACCGCGGATTATATCGCCACCGATGGCGGCCATACAGAGACGCGGCTGAGCCGACCCCCGCGCCCTCGGTTCTCACGGGCACTGTCAAAATGGCAGCGTGAGCGGGGCGATTGATCGTAGCCTGGCGTCGGCCGAATCAGACTGCGATTATCCTAAACCGTTACTCGATAGCGACTTGCGTATTAAATGCCATTCGTGGCGCGCCGCTTGCTTATCCACTCGCCACGAGCGCCTCGAATGCGCATAATTGGCAGCCAGGCCCGTCAACGTCGGTTGGGCCGAACGCCAGCCACAAAACCGTCCACTATTGAAAGATCTGGAGGCATCTTAGGCCATGGCAGTCGCGATGAAAGAAAAGAAGAGGGTCACGAGCAGCAAGGAATTCAAGCTTCAGCCGCTGGGCGATCGCGTGGTGCTGGAGCGCGAGGAATCGGAAACAACCACGGCGGGCGGCATTGTGTTGCCCGACACCGCCAAGAACAAGCCGGCCCGCGGTACTGTCGTTTCGGTGGGCGACGGCAAGCTTCGCGACGACGGCAAGCGCACGCCCCTGCAAGTGAAAGTGGGCGACCGCGTGCTGTTCAGCTCCTACGCCGGCGACGAGTTCAAGGTCGGCGATCGCGAGCTGCTGCTGATGCGCGAGGACGACATTCTGGCCGTGATCGAGTAAACGTCTGTAGGGAACGGACTCCGTGCCGTTCCGCGAATCGCAATCGGGGCGTCAAGCGGCAGGTCACGGAACGGCACGGAGTCCGTTCCCTACAGAAGCCGAAAACAACATTCAACCTTTTTGGAGAACCATCCCCCATGGCAAAGACCATTGCTTTTGACCAGGAAGCGCGCGAGGCGATTCGCCGCGGCGTTTCCAAGCTGGCCCGCGCGGTCAAGGTGACCCTCGGTCCCAAGGGCCGCAACGTCATCTTGCAGAAGAGCTTCGGCTCGCCCACCGTCACCAAGGACGGCGTCACCGTCGCCAAGGAAATCGACCTGGAAGACGTCTACGAGAACATGGGTGCCCGCATGGTCCGCGAGGTCGCCTCGAAGACCAGCGACGTGGCCGGCGACGGCACCACCACCGCCACCGTCTTGGCCGAAGCCATCTTCAACGAGGGCCTCAAGGCCGTCGTGGCCGGCGTCAATCCCTTGCAGATGAAGCAGGGCATCGAGAAAGCCGTCGAAGACATGACCGACAAGCTCAAGAAGACGTCGATCCAAATCAAGAGCAAGAAGGAGATGGCTCAGGTCGGCGCGGTGGCCAGCAACAACGACACCGAGATCGGCGACTTGTTGGCCGAGGCGATGGAAAAGGTCGGCAAAGACGGCGTGATCACGGTCGACGAAGGCAAGAGCCTCAAGACCGAGGTCGAGTGGGTCGAGGGCATGCAGTTCGACCGCGGCTACCTCTCGCCCTACTTCGTCACCGATCCGCAGAAGATGGAGTGCGTGCTCGAAGACGCCTACATCCTGGTGATGGAGAAGAAGATCGCCAACGTCAAAGAGATGTTGCCGGTGCTCGAAGCCGTGGTCAACGCGGGCAAGCCGCTGTTGATCGTGGCCGAAGACGTGGAGGGCGAGGCCCTGGCCACGCTCGTCATCAACAAGCTGCGCGGCACGTTCAAGTGCTGTGCGGTGAAGGCCCCCGGCTATGGCGACCGCCGCAAGGCGATGCTGGAAGACATCGCCATTCTCACCGGCGGCCAGGCGATCTTCGAGAGCCTGGGCCTCAAGCTCGAAAACCTGCCGATCACCGATCTGGGCCGCGCCAAGAAGGTGATGGTCGACAAGGACAACACGACGATCATCGAAGGCGCCGGCCGCTCCAGCGACATCAAGGCCCGTATCGACCAGATTCGCCGCGAGATTGAGACCTCGACCAGCGACTACGACAAGGAGAAGCTGAACGAGCGGTTGGCGAAGCTGGCGGGCGGCGTGGCCAAGGTGAACGTGGGCGCGGCCACCGAGAGCGAAATGAAGGAAAAGAAGGCCCGCGTCGAAGACGCCCTGCACGCCACGCGTGCGGCGGTGGAAGAGGGCATTTTGCCCGGCGGCGGCGTGGCCTTGCTGCGTGCGTCGGCCCAGTGCAAGCCCGAGGGTCTGAGCCACGATCAGGAAGTGGGCTACAACATCGTGAAGCGTGCCTGCCGGTCGCCGCTCACCTGGATCGCCAGCAATGCCGGGCAAGACGGCGGCATCGTGTGCGAAAAGGTGCTCGAAGGCAAAGGCAACTTCGGCTACAACGCGGCCAGCGATGTCTATGAAGACATGGTGAAGGCGGGCATCATCGACCCGACGAAGGTCACTCGGACGGCGCTGCAAAACGCGTCGAGCGTGGCGATCTTGCTGTTGACGAGCGATGCCTTGATCGCCGAGAAGCCGAAGGAAGGCAAGAAGGCCGGTCACGGCGGAGCGGAAGACATGTACTAAGCGGCGCTCATGTGTAGGGTGGGGCAAGCGAGCTTGCGAGCGCGGGCCCACCGTATTGGGCGTCGCATCAGTCAGATTACTATATTCGGCCCGCCGGTCTCCCGCTGAGACCGGCGGGTTTGTTTTTGCGCCTTGGCGAGCTCTTCTCACGGATCTGCGATTGCAAGTCCGCGACAGATCTTGCGAGCCAAGACGTTCGGAATTTCGATATGAAGAGGCACAGCTTCTTGATCGCTCGTGCAGTCTGGCCGTAAGCTTTTCGACGGCTCAATAAAGTGCGCATATCTTCTCCATTACATTGGAGAAGCAAAACGCGTTTTGCTTCCCAAAAGCCAACTTCCCGCGTACGTGTTTGAAACTCGATGAACTCGCCAGATTTGGAAAAACTGAGAGAGTTTTACGGCCGGTTCCTGGCGGCGGGACTTGTCGTGTTGCGGCAGGCGGTGGACGCGAACGACCTTGAGTGGGCGGCGAGGTGCCGTGCGCTTCATGCGAGTAGCAGCGTCTCGCGAATCGCCTCCGTGGGCACCCCGCGCAGGCCGTTCTCGCGGCGATCTTCTAAAATCAAGGCGCTCGCATCTCGCAGGCTTTCACGGCACTCTTCAAGTGTGCGACCTTGGCCATTGGCGCCGGGAACCTCCGGACAATAGCCAATATACCAGTCGTCGGTATACCAGTCGTCGGTTTGTTCGTAGACGGCGGTAAACTCGTTGCACATGGAAAAAAGCGTCTCGCGACGGGTGAAGGTCAGAGCGCCGCTCGCGTATCGGATGGGCAAAGATAAAAAGACGATGCGACCTCTCGCCCACGTTATTGTAGCAAGAACACGAACCATCGTGGCCATCTGCCATTCTGCTCTTGTGTGTCGCGGTCGAACCGCCTATTTTGCCGCGCCGTTCGTGCGCGGAAGCCCGCGCATCTTCACCGGTCGTTTGCCCTTGGCAGGATTTGGCCATGTACCGACTCGTGCGTCCATGCGTTTTCTTGCTGTTCATGTTTGCTCCCCAAGCCGCGGGCGATGCCGCCGAGCGGCCCGCGAAGTTGCCCGTTGGCAGCCAGGTGTTGGCGAAGCATCCCGGCGTGAAGTTCCGCATCAAGAACAACGATCAGGGCGAGATGCACGCCGGAGTGATCGAACGCGTGCAGAAAGTGCAGGGCGAATGGCTGTGGCTCGGGCGAGGCTGGGTTCCACGGCGCGACGTTGTCTCCCTCTGGGACGCCGTCGAGTACTTCACGGCGGAAATCGCGCGAAAACCGACGGCGTTCGCCTGCGTCGCCAGGGCCGCCGCAAAGGGCCGCGAAGGCGGTTTTGCATCGGAAATCGACAACGATATCGATCAGGCGCTCAAGTTCGATCCGGATTTTGCCGCGGCACATTACCTCCGCGGAGTGACGTTTCGCGAGCGGCAAGAATACGACTCTGCGATTGACGCCTTCGACGATGCCATCAGCTTTAATCCAACTCTAGCGGATGCGTACAACGACCGCGGTCGCGCCCGATACGACAAGGCGGCCGCATACAAAATACCTGGCCGCGCCTGGGATGACAGAAAGGATCTGGAGAAGGCGCTGTGGGACCTCAATCGAGCGATCCAACTCTGCCCGAGATTGGCGAAGGCGTACGCAAACCGCGCCACCATTTTCCTTGCCAAAGGCGAGAATGAACGCGCGCTCGCGGAAGCCCAGGAATCGCTCAAGCACGGTCCGGCCGCGTCGGCGGCGTACAGGCATATTGGCGCCTATTGGGTAGCCAAGGGCGATGACGAGCGCGCGATGGCGGCCTACAGCGAGGCCGTCCGCCTCAATCCCAAATGTGGGAAGGCGCGGTTCGAGCGTGGCAAGATCCATTCGCGACAGGGCGACCACGAAAAAGCCATTGCCGACCTGAGCCAAGCCGTCGAACTCCTGCCAAAAAATGCCGAGGCACTCGAAGCGCGTGGCTTTGCCTATTACCGCCTTGGCGCGACGGAAAAGTCGAACGCCGACCGCATCGCCGCGGCCCGTTTGCAGCGGGCCGCATCCGCGGCAACGCTTCCAAGCACCAACTGCGAGAAGAACAAGAAACCCGCGGAGAACGAGGCCGACGTCGATCCCTGGCGGCTCTACAACGCCCTACATCAGACGGCGCCAGGTGCAAACGACGCGACAACCGCCAAATCGAACCCCGCACAGGCCGAGGCTCCTCGAAGCCGCGCCAGCACGCTCGACGCTTCCGCTCGGCGTTGCGCCACATCGACCGATGAGCGATATTTGAACGGTGAGCGGGCTGTCGAGGCAGCCACCGAGGCCTGCGAGCTATCGAAATGGAAGCGTGCCGATTACATCGACACGCTGGCCGCGGCCTACGCCGAAACGGGCGACTTCGACGCGGCCGTCAAGTGGCAGACCAAGGCCATCGAACTGGCCATCGGCGCCGCGTTCAAGGCCGAAGCCGAACAACGGTTGCAATTGTATCGCGACCACCAGCCGTGCCGTGAGGATTCACAGGGCCGAGTGGCCCGCGGCAAGTCGGACGACGGCGAGCAACGTTAGCAGCTCCTTTTCGCGTTTTGAGCTTTGCGCCGCCTACCCCAAACCACTAAGATGGTTTGGTTATGCCCGACTTGCGCAAAGACCCGATTGTCGGCCGCTGGGTGATCGTGGCCAAAAGCCGCGCCAAGCGCCCGCACGATTTTGTGAGCACGCCGCAACTCGTACCGGGGTCGTTTTGCCCATTTTGCGCAGGCCACGAAGCTTATACGCCCAGAGAAATCCTGGCCTATCGCCCGGCCGGTTCGCAGGCCAATGGCGAAGGCTGGCGGGTGCGCGTGGTGCCCAACAAGTTCCCGGCCCTGGAGATCGAAGGCGATCTCAACAAACGGGGAGATGGAATCTACGACATGATGCGCGGCGTCGGCGCGCATGAGGTGATTATCGAATCGCCGCGGCACCTGCTGAGCAGCTCGGACCTGACCGAAGAGGAACTGCGTGAAGTCTTGTGGGTCTATCGCGACCGGCTGGTCGACCTGAAGAAAGATCCGCGGCTCGTCTACGGCATGATCTTCAAGAACGTGGGGGCCGCGGCCGGCGCCTCGCTGGAACACACGCACAGCCAGTTGATCGTGACGCCCATCGTGCCGATCGTCGTCATGGAAGAGATGAAGGGGTCGCAGGAGTTTTATCGCTACCGCGGCCGCTGCGTGTTTTGCGACATGGTGCAGCAAGAGCTGGCCGGCGAAAAGCGGACCGTGCTCGACACGCCCGGCTTTGTGGCCTTTTGCCCGTTCGCCAGCCGGTTTCCCTTCGAGACCTGGATTCTGCCCAAGGGCCACGCCAGCCACTACGAGAACATCCAAAAGCACGGCGTCGAAGAACTGGCCCGCGTGTTACGGCAGGTGATCGGCAACATCGAGCTGGCGTTGGACCGGCCGAGCTACAACTATATCTTGCACACCGCGCCGTTCGACAGCCCGGAACTAGGCCATTACCACTGGCACATCGAGATCATTCCACGGCTGACGAGGACGGCGGGCTTCGAATGGGGCAGCGGCTTTTACATCAACTCCGTGCCGCCCGAAGAGGCCGCGGCGTTTTTGCGCGACGTGGAAGTCGAGTCGCACGAGTTACGGAGCTTGCCGGTCAAGTAGACTGGCCGATTAAGTAAAGCAGTCAAGTTTTTGCGGACGATGATGAACTGACCACGGACCACTGACCACGAACAATTCCACATGTCGAACACGATCCGCTTTGTCCTGGCCCTGCACAATCACCAGCCGATCGGCAATTTTTCCGGCGTGATGGAGCAAGCCTATCAGGAGGCCTACTCGCCCTTCCTGGATGTCTTCGAGCGCTATCCCACGCTCAAGATCGGCCTGCATACCAGCGGCTCGTTGATGGAATGGATCGCCGCGAATCATCCCGAGTATCTGGAAAGGCTGGGCGAACTGGTGGCCTCGGGACGAGTGGAGATCATCGGCGGGGCGTTTTACGAGCCGATCCTGGCGATGATCCCCAGCCGCGACCGCATCGGGCAAATCCGCAGCTACACGCAGTGGCTCGAGCAGCGGCTGGAGACCAAGATCCGCGGAATATGGATTCCCGAACGGGTCTGGGAGCAGTCGTTTACCAGCGATCTGGCCGCCGCCGGCATTCAATATACGGTGCTCGACGACTTCCACTTCAAGAACGCCGGCCTCACGCAGGGCCACCTCGACGGCTACTACGTGACCGAGGACGACGGGCAGCTCATCGCCGTCTTTCCCGGCAGCGAGCGGCTGCGGTATCTGATTCCCTTCGCCTCGCCGCAAGAGACGATCGACCATCTGCAATGGATCGCCTCGCAGCGGCCCGGCGCCGTGGCCGTGTTTGGCGACGACGGCGAGAAGTTCGGCACCTGGCCCGAAACGCACACGCACGTCTACACCAACGGCTGGCTGACGCGGTTCTTCGACCTGCTGGTGGCCAACGAAAGCTGGATCAAGATCACGACGCTGGGCGAGGCCGTCGACAACGTGCCGCCCTTGGGCAAGATTTACCTGCCCGACAGCAGCTACCGCGAGATGACCGAGTGGGCGCTGCCCACGGAGCAGCTCGTCGAATACGAGCGGCTGAAGCACGAGATGGAGCACGACGCGCGCTGGCCGGCACTGACCCAGTTCGTCAAAGGCGGCTTCTGGCGGAACTTCAAGGTGAAGTATCCCGAAAGCGACGAGATGTATACCCGCATGCTGATGGTCAGCCGCAAGCTGGAGCAGGCCGTCGAGGCGGAGCACGATCCGGAGCTGGTCGGCTACGCTCGCACCGAGCTGTATCGCGGACAGTGCAACTGCAGCTACTGGCACGGGGCCTTCGGCGGCATCTATCTGCCGCACCTCCGCAACGCGGTCTATAATCATCTGATCGCGGCCGACAACCTGCTCGACCGGGCGGCCGACCGCGGCGAGAATTGGGTCGAGGCCACGGCCAGCGACTTCAATCTCGACGCCCGGCAAGAGGCGTTTCTGGCCAACGACAAGCTGGCCGCGCTGTTGTCGCCTTATCGCGGCGGCATGATGTACGAGCTCGACGTGCGGTCGATCTGCTTGAACCTGCTGGCGACGCTGGCCCGCAGGCCGGAAGCCTATCATCGCAAAGTGTTGGCCGGGGCTGCCGGCACGAACGGGCACGTGGCCAGCATTCACGACCGCGTGGTGTTCAAGCAGCCGGGCCTCGATCAGAGGCTGCAATACGACACTTTGCCGCGCAAAAGCCTGCTCGACCATTTTTTCGACAACGAGACATCGATCAACGCGCTGGTATCCGGGCACTCGGCCGAGCGCGGCGACTTTGTGCAAGGCACGTACGAGGCCCGCGTGCGTCGCAGTCCGCACCGCATCCAGGTGCAGATGTCGCGTCAGGGCATCGCCTGTGGGCGTGCGGTGAAAGTGACCAAGGGCGTCACGCTCTCGTCGGGTAGCTCGACCTTGGAAATCGCCTATTTGCTCGAAGGGTTGCCGCCGGGCCAGGC
This genomic window contains:
- a CDS encoding co-chaperone GroES codes for the protein MAVAMKEKKRVTSSKEFKLQPLGDRVVLEREESETTTAGGIVLPDTAKNKPARGTVVSVGDGKLRDDGKRTPLQVKVGDRVLFSSYAGDEFKVGDRELLLMREDDILAVIE
- a CDS encoding Gfo/Idh/MocA family oxidoreductase → MAVGFGMVGCGMIARFHARAIGEVRGAKLVACYNRTPEKAVKFAAEQGCRAYHDLGDLLRDPAVDVVTIATASGAHLEPAVAAARSGKHVIVEKPLEITLKRCDQIIAACDKAGVRLATIFPSRFHDSSRELKRAVEAGRFGRLTLGDAYVKWFRSQAYYDSGAWRGTWQLDGGGALMNQAIHSVDLLQWLMGPVAEICAHTATLAHERIAVEDTAVASLRFENGALGSIEATTAAWPGYLKRTELHGSQGSAMIEEEDIVKWDFAKGDRRDAAILRAMSERKSTGGGAADPAAIGHQAHAKQFRDFVEAMQKDRPPSIDGREGRRAVEIILGIYKSAESGKPVKLPLKADPVLKVRGK
- a CDS encoding alpha-amylase/4-alpha-glucanotransferase domain-containing protein: MSNTIRFVLALHNHQPIGNFSGVMEQAYQEAYSPFLDVFERYPTLKIGLHTSGSLMEWIAANHPEYLERLGELVASGRVEIIGGAFYEPILAMIPSRDRIGQIRSYTQWLEQRLETKIRGIWIPERVWEQSFTSDLAAAGIQYTVLDDFHFKNAGLTQGHLDGYYVTEDDGQLIAVFPGSERLRYLIPFASPQETIDHLQWIASQRPGAVAVFGDDGEKFGTWPETHTHVYTNGWLTRFFDLLVANESWIKITTLGEAVDNVPPLGKIYLPDSSYREMTEWALPTEQLVEYERLKHEMEHDARWPALTQFVKGGFWRNFKVKYPESDEMYTRMLMVSRKLEQAVEAEHDPELVGYARTELYRGQCNCSYWHGAFGGIYLPHLRNAVYNHLIAADNLLDRAADRGENWVEATASDFNLDARQEAFLANDKLAALLSPYRGGMMYELDVRSICLNLLATLARRPEAYHRKVLAGAAGTNGHVASIHDRVVFKQPGLDQRLQYDTLPRKSLLDHFFDNETSINALVSGHSAERGDFVQGTYEARVRRSPHRIQVQMSRQGIACGRAVKVTKGVTLSSGSSTLEIAYLLEGLPPGQAMHFGIEFNFAAMPSNCDDRYFHDGEGRRLGHLGRQLDLTGAGALGLVDEWLGIELVWRASCPASIWTFPIETVSQSEGGFELVHQSVVVLPRWYIQADADGRWSVTMSLSVDTSRAESRMEKPAVAVAH
- a CDS encoding tetratricopeptide repeat protein, whose product is MYRLVRPCVFLLFMFAPQAAGDAAERPAKLPVGSQVLAKHPGVKFRIKNNDQGEMHAGVIERVQKVQGEWLWLGRGWVPRRDVVSLWDAVEYFTAEIARKPTAFACVARAAAKGREGGFASEIDNDIDQALKFDPDFAAAHYLRGVTFRERQEYDSAIDAFDDAISFNPTLADAYNDRGRARYDKAAAYKIPGRAWDDRKDLEKALWDLNRAIQLCPRLAKAYANRATIFLAKGENERALAEAQESLKHGPAASAAYRHIGAYWVAKGDDERAMAAYSEAVRLNPKCGKARFERGKIHSRQGDHEKAIADLSQAVELLPKNAEALEARGFAYYRLGATEKSNADRIAAARLQRAASAATLPSTNCEKNKKPAENEADVDPWRLYNALHQTAPGANDATTAKSNPAQAEAPRSRASTLDASARRCATSTDERYLNGERAVEAATEACELSKWKRADYIDTLAAAYAETGDFDAAVKWQTKAIELAIGAAFKAEAEQRLQLYRDHQPCREDSQGRVARGKSDDGEQR
- the groL gene encoding chaperonin GroEL (60 kDa chaperone family; promotes refolding of misfolded polypeptides especially under stressful conditions; forms two stacked rings of heptamers to form a barrel-shaped 14mer; ends can be capped by GroES; misfolded proteins enter the barrel where they are refolded when GroES binds), giving the protein MAKTIAFDQEAREAIRRGVSKLARAVKVTLGPKGRNVILQKSFGSPTVTKDGVTVAKEIDLEDVYENMGARMVREVASKTSDVAGDGTTTATVLAEAIFNEGLKAVVAGVNPLQMKQGIEKAVEDMTDKLKKTSIQIKSKKEMAQVGAVASNNDTEIGDLLAEAMEKVGKDGVITVDEGKSLKTEVEWVEGMQFDRGYLSPYFVTDPQKMECVLEDAYILVMEKKIANVKEMLPVLEAVVNAGKPLLIVAEDVEGEALATLVINKLRGTFKCCAVKAPGYGDRRKAMLEDIAILTGGQAIFESLGLKLENLPITDLGRAKKVMVDKDNTTIIEGAGRSSDIKARIDQIRREIETSTSDYDKEKLNERLAKLAGGVAKVNVGAATESEMKEKKARVEDALHATRAAVEEGILPGGGVALLRASAQCKPEGLSHDQEVGYNIVKRACRSPLTWIASNAGQDGGIVCEKVLEGKGNFGYNAASDVYEDMVKAGIIDPTKVTRTALQNASSVAILLLTSDALIAEKPKEGKKAGHGGAEDMY
- the galT gene encoding galactose-1-phosphate uridylyltransferase — translated: MPDLRKDPIVGRWVIVAKSRAKRPHDFVSTPQLVPGSFCPFCAGHEAYTPREILAYRPAGSQANGEGWRVRVVPNKFPALEIEGDLNKRGDGIYDMMRGVGAHEVIIESPRHLLSSSDLTEEELREVLWVYRDRLVDLKKDPRLVYGMIFKNVGAAAGASLEHTHSQLIVTPIVPIVVMEEMKGSQEFYRYRGRCVFCDMVQQELAGEKRTVLDTPGFVAFCPFASRFPFETWILPKGHASHYENIQKHGVEELARVLRQVIGNIELALDRPSYNYILHTAPFDSPELGHYHWHIEIIPRLTRTAGFEWGSGFYINSVPPEEAAAFLRDVEVESHELRSLPVK
- a CDS encoding type II toxin-antitoxin system HicB family antitoxin gives rise to the protein MATMVRVLATITWARGRIVFLSLPIRYASGALTFTRRETLFSMCNEFTAVYEQTDDWYTDDWYIGYCPEVPGANGQGRTLEECRESLRDASALILEDRRENGLRGVPTEAIRETLLLA